The sequence below is a genomic window from Brockia lithotrophica.
CTCGACGGCAGCGGCGCGAAACTGCTCGCGAAGGCGGAGGACCTCCTCCCGATCGGCGACGAAGCGGTCGCCGGAGACGATGCGCCCGACGAGGGGCGGCTTCCCAGTCACGGCTTCCACCGCCCCAAGGAGGCGGGCGCGCAGCCGTTCGTCGGTGGGAAAGATCCACCGGTCGGCAAAGGGAATTTCCCCGGGGGCAAACCCCAGGGCCGTGGAGTCCACGTCGTGCTGAAGGACTTCGTCTGCCACGACCACGTCTCCCGGACGTAGCCCCGGGGCGACGCCGCCGGCCACGCCGGTGAGGTAGAGGGCGGAAACGGCGTAGCGGTCGATGAGGATTTGCGCGGCCATCGCCGCGTTCACCTTGCCTACGCCGGAGGCGATGAGGGTGACCTCCTGTGCCCCGAGGCGCCCGTGGACGACGGGCCGGCGGGCGGCTTCCCCTTCGCGCACGTCCTCCAGGTGGGAAACGAGCGGCAGAAATTCTTCACGCAAGGCGGCGAGTATCCCGATGCGCACGCGCGCTTCCTCCCTTGTACGTACCGGTTGATGAACCCCAATCCAAGGGGGGCGAAGATGCGAACCCTACGGCTAGGCATTCGACGAAAAGCGCCTACGGCGCTCCCACGCGCGGGCGCGTGGAGGCGCGGAACTCGATCCGGTGGGGCAGGACCACGTCCCGCGACTCCACCGGTTCCTGTCGGATGAAC
It includes:
- a CDS encoding 5'-methylthioadenosine/adenosylhomocysteine nucleosidase; translation: MRIGILAALREEFLPLVSHLEDVREGEAARRPVVHGRLGAQEVTLIASGVGKVNAAMAAQILIDRYAVSALYLTGVAGGVAPGLRPGDVVVADEVLQHDVDSTALGFAPGEIPFADRWIFPTDERLRARLLGAVEAVTGKPPLVGRIVSGDRFVADREEVLRLREQFRAAAVEMEGGALGQVAWANGIPFAVLRTVSDTADGEAPRDFTAFLAETAERAARILVRAIAG